Proteins encoded by one window of Aptenodytes patagonicus chromosome 9, bAptPat1.pri.cur, whole genome shotgun sequence:
- the LOC143164735 gene encoding uncharacterized protein LOC143164735, which produces MACESLLIMVILPADSYSCQLYSTRICGCTQRELPGTTVREMASSFWSTAQTDITWEGCSYGQKGGTGHLRCSWKNCSLPGPGAIVSSKKEMLFFGSRFVLPLEHQHLSLHPWDVPLLGSELRVPGEPGPLAGLRW; this is translated from the exons ATGGCCTGTGAATCATTGCTGATAATGGTGATCCTGCCGGCTGACTCCTACTCTTGCCAGCTGTACAGCACCAGAATTTGTGGATGCACCCAGAGAGAGCTCCCTGGTACTACAGTGAGGGAAATGGCCTCTTCCTTCTGGAGCACAGCCCAGACGGACATCACCTGGGAGGGATGCTCTTATGGACAGAAGGGTGGTACAGGTCACCTTCGTTGTTCCTGGAAG AACTGTTCACTGCCTGGCCCAGGTGCAATAGTCTCCAGCAAAAAGGAGATGTTGTTCTTTGGGTCTCGGTTTGTCCTCCCTCTGGAGCATCAGCATCTCAGCCTCCATCCCTGGGATGTTCCCCTGCTCGGTTCAGAACTCAG aGTTCCTGGAGAGCCTGGACCTCTAGCTGGCCTAAGATGGTGA